A DNA window from Macrobrachium rosenbergii isolate ZJJX-2024 chromosome 41, ASM4041242v1, whole genome shotgun sequence contains the following coding sequences:
- the LOC136827066 gene encoding large ribosomal subunit protein uL29-like, with translation MTPSLSYRPRSLDYGLMTQSLSYRPRSLDYGLMTPSLSYRPRKLRLPINDTKLKLQTKKLRLRINDTKLKLQTKKLRLRINDTKLKLQTKKLRLRINDTKLKLQTKKLRLRINDTKLKLQTKKLRLRINDTKLKLQTKKLRLRINDTKLKLQTKKLRLRINDTKLKLQTKKLRLRINDTKLKLQTKKLRLRINDTKLKLQTKKLRLRINDTKLKLQTKKLRLRINDTKLKLQTKKLRLRINDTKLKLQTKKLRLRINDTKLKLQTKKLRLRINDTKLKLQTKKLRLRINDTKLKLQTKKLRLRINDTNLKQRTKKAKTLD, from the coding sequence ATGACACCAAGCTTAAGCTACAGACCAAGAAGCTTAGACTACGGATTAATGACACAAAGCTTAAGCTACAGACCAAGAAGCTTAGACTACGGATTAATGACACCAAGCTTAAGCTACAGACCAAGAAAGCTAAGGCTCCCGATTAATGACACCAAGCTTAAGCTACAGACCAAGAAGCTTAGACTACGGATTAATGACACCAAGCTTAAGCTACAGACCAAGAAGCTTAGACTACGGATTAATGACACCAAGCTTAAGCTACAGACCAAGAAGCTTAGACTACGGATTAATGACACCAAGCTTAAACTACAGACCAAGAAGCTTAGACTACGGATTAATGACACAAAGCTTAAGCTACAGACCAAGAAGCTTAGACTACGGATTAATGACACAAAGCTTAAGCTACAGACCAAGAAGCTTAGACTACGGATTAATGACACAAAGCTTAAGCTACAGACCAAGAAGCTTAGACTACGGATTAATGACACAAAGCTTAAGCTACAGACCAAGAAGCTTAGACTACGGATTAATGACACCAAGCTTAAGCTACAGACCAAGAAGCTTAGACTACGGATTAATGACACCAAGCTTAAGCTACAGACCAAGAAGCTTAGACTACGGATTAATGACACAAAGCTTAAGCTACAGACCAAGAAGCTTAGACTACGGATTAATGACACCAAGCTTAAGCTACAGACCAAGAAGCTTAGACTACGGATTAATGACACAAAGCTTAAGCTACAGACCAAGAAGCTTAGACTACGGATTAATGACACAAAGCTTAAGCTACAGACCAAGAAGCTTAGACTACGGATTAATGACACCAAGCTTAAGCTACAGACCAAGAAGCTTAGACTACGGATTAATGACACAAAGCTTAAGCTACAGACCAAGAAGCTTAGACTACGGATTAATGACACCAATCTTAAGCAACGGACCAAGAAAGCTAAGACTCTGGATTAA